In Lactococcus garvieae subsp. garvieae, the following proteins share a genomic window:
- a CDS encoding iron-sulfur cluster biosynthesis family protein: MKLTFDDTITQRLLALIEDEPADFVLDFDHTLSDEILSSSCCGITRYRIVAVNKGEVPKVFDGKISSPLGDFYCKAWGMMYFDENMRVRVTANHLIEIMGDGEKIAPHIEIVDYRHQ, translated from the coding sequence ATGAAGCTTACATTTGATGATACTATTACTCAGCGCCTACTGGCACTTATCGAAGATGAACCTGCTGACTTTGTCTTAGACTTTGATCATACTTTAAGTGATGAGATACTCTCAAGCAGTTGCTGTGGCATTACACGTTATCGTATTGTTGCCGTTAATAAAGGAGAAGTTCCTAAAGTTTTTGATGGTAAAATCAGCTCACCTTTAGGTGATTTCTACTGCAAAGCTTGGGGGATGATGTATTTCGATGAAAACATGCGTGTCCGTGTTACAGCAAATCATTTGATTGAGATTATGGGCGATGGCGAAAAGATTGCCCCACACATTGAAATTGTTGACTATCGTCACCAATAA
- a CDS encoding class I adenylate-forming enzyme family protein: protein MKFNHKPLNLYVNFKESAEKFPKSRFIFDKKLNVFPELELETSYQSVHEAVLQKAYNLAALGIKKEDKVIIFKSSAFDTYLLAVAVSYLGAVPAMISHHFSSPVMDTLAARLETPWLIFDEDTASVVQELNNVKEDHKLFVSDFASLTNSPEVSNQQLATDEIAYLTHTSGTTGIPKLIAHSAQSMGWRWVLQRTVMDWMPDKSSLLAFHISPVHSRFNIGISSAMTFGFDLMPLSNLEKNTVLSMFEKYRPTAFETHPNHFVRLANVVKETPEAFASIRYLHSTFDAINKDTMHTFLAASQEENPVFLQIYGQSECGPMIWKKHRLSTLPTTNAREMGIGMPGLSQARVTDADGNVLPAGTPGHIHFLSKGRALTYYKEDSRFAEEVYGDWWDTGDWGIMDEDGVLFLYDRQVDLIDKVESNLAIEDLLLDQHDFLDEVIIIRDAAGHPQPILALAEGKEMDWKAWWSSIIDMPFLNEPLLMDYDAIPRTATMKVQRLALERELAASKK from the coding sequence ATGAAATTCAATCACAAACCTCTGAATCTTTATGTAAATTTCAAAGAATCTGCTGAAAAGTTTCCCAAAAGTCGTTTTATTTTCGATAAAAAGTTAAACGTTTTCCCAGAATTAGAGCTTGAGACAAGTTATCAAAGCGTCCACGAAGCAGTCTTGCAAAAAGCTTATAATTTGGCAGCCTTGGGAATTAAAAAAGAAGACAAAGTCATCATTTTTAAATCAAGTGCTTTTGACACTTACCTTCTTGCTGTTGCTGTGTCTTATCTGGGGGCTGTGCCTGCAATGATTTCCCATCACTTTTCTTCACCCGTAATGGATACTCTTGCTGCACGTCTTGAAACCCCTTGGCTCATTTTTGATGAGGATACAGCTTCTGTCGTTCAGGAATTGAACAATGTAAAGGAAGACCACAAACTCTTCGTTTCTGACTTTGCTTCACTGACTAATAGTCCTGAGGTAAGTAATCAACAATTAGCGACGGATGAGATTGCTTATCTCACACATACCTCAGGTACCACTGGGATTCCGAAACTGATTGCGCACTCTGCTCAATCTATGGGCTGGCGTTGGGTCTTGCAACGTACAGTGATGGACTGGATGCCAGACAAGTCTTCACTGTTAGCCTTCCATATTTCACCTGTTCATTCCCGCTTTAACATTGGTATATCATCAGCCATGACATTTGGCTTTGATCTTATGCCACTTTCTAATTTAGAAAAAAATACTGTGCTGAGCATGTTTGAAAAATATCGTCCTACGGCTTTTGAAACACACCCAAACCATTTTGTTCGTTTGGCAAATGTTGTGAAAGAAACTCCCGAGGCCTTTGCATCTATTCGTTATCTCCACTCAACTTTTGATGCAATCAATAAAGATACGATGCATACTTTCCTCGCTGCTTCTCAAGAGGAAAATCCTGTGTTCCTGCAAATCTATGGTCAGTCTGAGTGCGGCCCAATGATTTGGAAAAAACATCGCCTTAGTACTTTACCCACTACAAACGCACGTGAAATGGGCATCGGTATGCCTGGACTTTCCCAAGCGCGTGTCACAGATGCTGACGGAAATGTGCTGCCTGCTGGTACACCTGGTCATATTCATTTTCTCTCTAAAGGGCGTGCCCTCACTTATTATAAAGAGGACAGTCGTTTCGCTGAAGAAGTTTATGGCGACTGGTGGGATACAGGTGACTGGGGGATTATGGATGAAGATGGTGTGCTCTTCCTTTATGATCGTCAAGTCGACCTCATTGACAAGGTGGAGTCAAACTTAGCCATTGAAGATCTCCTCCTCGATCAACATGACTTCCTTGACGAAGTAATCATTATCCGTGATGCTGCTGGACATCCACAACCTATTTTAGCGCTTGCCGAAGGTAAAGAGATGGACTGGAAAGCGTGGTGGTCTTCCATCATTGACATGCCCTTCCTAAATGAACCGCTTCTTATGGACTATGATGCAATACCTCGTACAGCAACAATGAAAGTTCAAAGATTGGCTCTTGAACGTGAACTTGCGGCATCTAAAAAATAA
- a CDS encoding FAD-dependent oxidoreductase produces MTKKKIVVIGGGVAGVHATRELSKKLKANADITLIDKHSYHTSMTQLHEVAAGRVPFTTVQYDFQKLLGKRKNVSLVTDAVVSLDKDNKKVITEQGSYDYDYVVVALGGEPNDFGVPGVKEHGFTLWSLEDAMRIKRQLETVVQYGSTEVDDEKRRALLTISVAGSGFTGIEMAGELIDWRKKVSTDWKIPEEEITINVVEMMPTILNTLDRKQADRAHAYLEKKNVNVLTNHGIVEVAEDHIKVNVGGRDEEKVSKEIPTHTLIWTTGVQGNTAAQTNLNETERGHRLQANEFMEAVGFEDKGIYVAGDVSGYIEPDTGRPTPQIVEAAEQTAHTAASNIIADINGGSKHKHESKYQGTMVSIGSTWGVAKVGSMRLTGFWAMLMKNIVYFIYTLQIRSAHYFWRYALDEVFRTKDDRNFMRGHTSRLGNVLWAVPLRIFYGLVWLTEAMKKIVGEGQLFNPTTWFGKGSWFTDDLKFPFAWLQEVPKHADAAAGATGEAATKAADAAAGATGAAASGGADAAHKATEWGLSYAYGTEPMPVLEKVPHWMEPIFKFMIPNRDVALFMQKFMSIVEVLLALAIIFGLFTWIASAVTAALTVMFALSGMFFWVNIWFIPVAIALMNGSGRAFGLDKWVQPWIQKILTQVWYGKSRSIYKGR; encoded by the coding sequence ATGACTAAGAAAAAAATCGTAGTCATCGGTGGTGGTGTTGCTGGGGTTCATGCAACACGTGAGCTTTCGAAAAAGCTTAAAGCGAATGCTGACATCACTTTGATTGACAAACATAGTTATCATACATCTATGACGCAACTTCATGAAGTTGCAGCTGGACGTGTGCCATTCACAACAGTTCAATATGACTTCCAAAAACTATTGGGAAAACGTAAAAATGTGAGCCTTGTAACTGATGCTGTTGTCAGTCTTGATAAAGATAACAAGAAGGTTATCACTGAACAAGGAAGCTATGACTATGACTATGTTGTAGTTGCTCTTGGTGGTGAACCTAATGACTTTGGAGTACCTGGTGTTAAAGAACACGGTTTCACTCTTTGGTCACTCGAAGATGCTATGCGTATCAAACGTCAACTTGAAACTGTTGTTCAATATGGTTCAACAGAAGTTGACGATGAAAAACGCCGTGCACTTTTGACAATCTCTGTTGCAGGATCAGGTTTCACAGGGATTGAAATGGCTGGTGAATTGATTGACTGGCGTAAGAAAGTTTCAACAGATTGGAAAATTCCTGAGGAAGAAATCACAATCAACGTTGTTGAAATGATGCCAACAATCTTGAACACATTGGACCGCAAACAAGCAGACCGTGCACACGCATATCTTGAAAAGAAAAATGTTAATGTGTTGACAAACCACGGTATCGTTGAAGTTGCAGAAGACCACATCAAAGTAAATGTTGGTGGACGAGACGAAGAAAAAGTTTCAAAAGAAATTCCAACACACACATTGATCTGGACAACAGGTGTTCAAGGGAATACAGCAGCGCAGACTAATCTTAATGAAACTGAACGTGGACACCGCCTCCAAGCCAACGAATTTATGGAAGCAGTTGGTTTTGAAGATAAAGGTATCTATGTAGCTGGAGACGTCTCAGGTTATATCGAACCTGATACAGGCCGCCCAACACCACAAATCGTTGAAGCAGCAGAGCAAACAGCTCACACAGCAGCTTCAAATATCATCGCAGATATTAACGGTGGAAGCAAACATAAACACGAAAGCAAATACCAAGGAACAATGGTTTCTATCGGATCAACTTGGGGTGTTGCTAAAGTCGGAAGCATGCGTTTGACAGGCTTCTGGGCAATGTTGATGAAAAACATCGTTTACTTTATCTACACATTGCAAATTCGTTCTGCTCATTATTTCTGGCGCTATGCTTTGGATGAAGTTTTCCGTACAAAAGATGACCGTAACTTCATGCGTGGTCATACTTCACGCTTAGGTAACGTACTCTGGGCTGTGCCACTTCGTATCTTCTACGGTCTTGTTTGGTTGACTGAAGCAATGAAGAAAATTGTTGGAGAAGGTCAACTCTTTAACCCTACAACTTGGTTTGGTAAAGGGTCTTGGTTCACAGACGATCTTAAATTCCCGTTTGCTTGGTTGCAAGAAGTGCCTAAACATGCCGATGCTGCTGCTGGCGCAACAGGTGAAGCTGCAACTAAAGCAGCAGATGCTGCTGCTGGTGCAACTGGCGCTGCTGCCAGTGGTGGTGCAGATGCGGCTCACAAAGCGACAGAATGGGGTCTCTCATATGCTTACGGTACAGAGCCAATGCCAGTACTTGAAAAAGTACCACACTGGATGGAACCTATCTTTAAGTTCATGATTCCAAATCGTGACGTTGCATTGTTCATGCAAAAATTCATGTCTATCGTTGAAGTTTTACTTGCTCTTGCTATTATCTTTGGTCTCTTTACTTGGATTGCATCAGCTGTAACTGCTGCATTGACAGTGATGTTCGCCCTTTCAGGTATGTTCTTCTGGGTAAACATCTGGTTTATTCCAGTAGCAATTGCTTTAATGAACGGTTCAGGACGCGCATTTGGTTTAGATAAATGGGTTCAACCTTGGATTCAAAAAATACTTACCCAAGTATGGTATGGTAAATCTCGTTCAATTTATAAAGGACGTTAA
- the menA gene encoding 1,4-dihydroxy-2-naphthoate polyprenyltransferase: MTFKTFLELVEIKTKIASIFPYIIGLLFSLSYFKTFNLGLSFLFLLAMLIFDMTVTAINNYQDFKKAKDEIYQKQENIIGKANLSPHFVRNLIIFMVVVSLCLGFLLAYFTGWLFLVLGGIVFFIGVFYTYGPIPLSRMPLGEIFSGGTMGFGIFAMVVLINSAEKPIFKLDLNFAANSFALSGDIMGAIAMVVASLPLVFTIANIMLANNLRDLDTDIKNHRYTLVYYIGRKQGIQLFQLLMYSAYFFIILGFFIGIFEWPTLLTFLSFPIIQKNLKQHAAEVPAPHSFVYSLKNMVLFNSSYAVSLLLSLLWQAVTK; the protein is encoded by the coding sequence ATGACATTTAAAACATTTTTAGAACTTGTCGAAATTAAAACCAAAATTGCCAGTATATTTCCCTATATTATTGGCTTACTGTTCAGTCTGAGTTATTTTAAAACATTTAATCTTGGCCTATCGTTTCTTTTTTTACTGGCCATGCTTATTTTTGATATGACGGTAACAGCGATTAACAATTATCAAGATTTTAAAAAAGCCAAAGATGAAATTTATCAAAAACAAGAAAATATTATTGGTAAAGCGAATCTGTCGCCACATTTTGTCAGAAATTTGATAATTTTCATGGTCGTTGTAAGCCTGTGCCTGGGTTTCCTGTTGGCTTATTTTACGGGCTGGCTCTTTTTGGTGTTGGGGGGCATCGTCTTCTTTATCGGCGTTTTTTATACTTATGGTCCGATTCCTCTTTCTCGTATGCCATTGGGTGAAATATTTTCCGGTGGCACAATGGGATTTGGAATCTTTGCAATGGTGGTCCTCATCAATAGTGCAGAAAAACCTATCTTTAAACTTGATCTCAACTTTGCGGCAAACTCATTTGCGCTTTCTGGAGATATAATGGGTGCTATAGCAATGGTTGTTGCGAGTTTACCCTTAGTCTTTACGATTGCAAATATTATGCTGGCTAATAACTTGCGTGATTTGGATACAGATATTAAAAACCATCGTTATACTTTAGTTTATTATATTGGACGTAAGCAAGGTATTCAGCTTTTTCAATTGCTTATGTACAGTGCATATTTCTTCATTATTTTAGGGTTTTTCATTGGAATTTTTGAATGGCCAACACTGTTGACTTTTCTTTCCTTTCCGATAATTCAGAAGAACTTGAAACAACATGCCGCAGAAGTTCCTGCGCCTCATAGCTTTGTTTATTCTTTAAAAAATATGGTTTTATTTAACAGTTCTTATGCTGTTTCTCTCCTTTTGTCCTTGCTGTGGCAAGCAGTTACAAAATAA